One genomic window of Coffea eugenioides isolate CCC68of chromosome 1, Ceug_1.0, whole genome shotgun sequence includes the following:
- the LOC113751333 gene encoding uncharacterized protein LOC113751333 yields the protein MALEHDASFKFVPRAAASASSSSSSSPTEYSEQLLGGVKPKQKKQRITGIDQDELQDPKLLADPEGCFCKFKGVQIHYKIYDAESLAPNSSKEVTTPQDSDTTKSLGFPMILLHGFMASTFSWHRVMKPLAQVTGSKVLAFDRPAFGLTSWVDPTNHSPTGSGDARPLNPYSIMFSVLASRYFIDVLAAEKVILVGHSAGSLVAVDTYFEAPERVAAMVLVAPPILAPLLKQDFSKDNQRGKNNKKQEEHSNSDSHRNPILRILSMLSKLTKHIAQAIMNILKGMGDMINYVYKKALSALLRSAIGVMLVRMIVARFGKALFRHAWYDSNQLTDHVLQGYTKSQKVKGWDKALAEFTAAMLADSSSQSKPQLSKRLSEISCPVLIVTGDSDRLAPSWNSRRLSQFIPGSRLEVIKNCGHLPPEETAEEFVSVVEKFLQRTFGASQEQRLQVVT from the exons ATGGCTCTGGAACATGATGCCTCCTTCAAATTTGTCCCTAGAGCCGCTGcctctgcttcttcttcttcttcttcttcccctaCAGAATATTCTG AGCAACTCTTGGGAGGAGTCAAACCCAAGCAGAAAAAGCAGAGAATAACAGGCATAGATCAGGATGAATTACAAGATCCAAAACTTTTGGCTGATCCTGAGGGTTGCTTTTGTAAGTTTAAAGGGGTACAGATACACTACAAAATATATGATGCTGAATCATTGGCTCCAAACTCGTCAAAAGAGGTTACGACTCCTCAAGATTCTGATACCACCAAAAGTTTAGGTTTTCCCATGATTCTGTTGCATGGTTTTATGGCTTCTACATTCTCATGGCATCGAGTCATGAAGCCTTTGGCGCAGGTCACTGGTTCAAAAGTTCTTGCCTTTGATAGACCGGCCTTTGGGTTGACATCATGGGTCGATCCAACCAATCATTCACCTACTGGCAGTGGAGATGCCAGACCTCTAAATCCATACTCGATTATGTTCTCTGTACTGGCATCCCGGTACTTTATTGATGTCTTAGCAGCTGAAAAAGTAATTCTGGTGGG GCACTCAGCTGGTTCCCTTGTAGCGGTTGATACATATTTTGAGGCACCTGAGCGAGTTGCTGCAATGGTTCTTGTTGCTCCACCAATTTTAGCACCTCTTTTGAAACAGGATTTTTCCAAAGATAATCAGAGAGGTAAAAACAACAAGAAACAAGAGGAGCACTCAAATTCAGACAGTCACCGGAATCCAATTCTCAGGATTCTCAGCATGTTGTCAAAGTTAACTAAACATATTGCTCAGGCAATTATGAATATATTGAAAGGGATGGGAGATATGATAAATTATGTGTACAAGAAGGCTTTGTCTGCACTCCTCCGCTCTGCCATTGGTGTAATGCTG GTAAGAATGATAGTTGCCAGATTTGGCAAGGCTCTTTTTCGACATGCGTGGTATGATTCAAATCAACTTACTGATCATGTCTTACAAGGTTATACAAAG TCACAGAAGGTGAAAGGCTGGGACAAGGCCCTTGCGGAATTTACAGCAGCAATGCTTGCAGATTCTTCTTCTCAATCAAAGCCACAGCTTTCCAAAAGATTGAGCGAAATCTCATGTCCAG TCCTAATTGTCACTGGTGATAGTGATCGACTTGCTCCCTCTTGGAACTCTAGAAGGCTTTCACAATTCATTCCAGGATCTCGTCTTGAGGTGATCAAGAATTGCGGCCACTTGCCTCCTGAAGAAACGGCTGAAGAGTTTGTATCGGTTGTTGAGAAATTTCTACAGAGAACTTTTGGTGCTTCGCAGGAGCAGCGTTTGCAAGTAGTGACTTAA
- the LOC113780096 gene encoding protein mago nashi homolog, with translation MAETGDENAGEFYLRYYVGHKGKFGHEFLEFEFRPDGKLRYANNSNYKNDTMIRKEVFVTPAVLKECRRIVVESEIMKEDDNNWPEPDRVGRQELEIVMGNEHISFTTAKIGSLVDVNTSKDPEGLRIFYYLVQDLKCFVFSLISLHFKIKPI, from the exons ATGGCGGAGACAGGGGACGAAAATGCAGGGGAGTTTTACTTGAGGTACTATGTCGGCCACAAGGGTAAATTTGGGCATGAGTTCTTGGAGTTCGAGTTTAGGCCCGACGGCAAGCTCCGGTATGCTAATAATTCCAACTATAAGAACGACACCATGATCCGTAAAGAGGTCTTCGTCACCCCCGCCGTTCTAAAAGAATGCCGTCGCATCGTCGTTGAAAGCGAG ATAATGAAGGAAGATGACAACAATTGGCCAGAACCAGATCGCGTTGGAAGGCAAGAGCTGGAGATTGTAATGGGGAACGAGCACATATCTTTTACTACTGCTAAGATTGGTTCTCTCGTGGATGTCAATACCAGTAAAGATCCTGAAGGTCTTCGAATCTTCTATTATCTTGTTCAG GATTTGAAGTGTTTCGTGTTTTCTCTTATCTCACTCCACTTCAAGATCAAACCCATTTGA
- the LOC113773411 gene encoding uncharacterized protein LOC113773411, with protein sequence MYRSASTNRVTDDHFNYLSPAASSKVSTALRALSLETNELPVYEPLSEASKKERSRAKFAENAVHIIPLVLLLCAFILWVFSNPDINLQTKGNSGAAKIEGLTIEGDVDSDGTQTANLPVELGDLDSTKQEDGLRKASIFGKASP encoded by the exons ATGTATAGATCAGCAAGCACTAACCGAGTCACCGATGATCACTTCAACTACCTTTCGCCGGCTGCGTCATCGAAGGTGTCCACAGCCCTGAGAGCGCTGTCGCTGGAAACTAATGAGTTGCCCGTCTATGAACCACTCTCCGAGGCCTCTAAGAAAGAGAGAAGCCGTGCCAAATTTGCAGAAAATGCGGTTCATATCATTCCTTTAGTTCTGCTCCTCTGTGCATTCATTCTCTGGGTTTTCTCCAATCCAG ATATTAACCTGCAAACGAAAGGTAATTCTGGTGCGGCAAAAATCGAAGGATTGACAATCGAAGGCGACGTAGATAGCGATGGTACTCAAACGGCAAATTTACCCGTAGAGTTGGGAGATCTGGATTCAACAAAACAAGAAGATGGCCTTCGCAAAGCTTCTATTTTCGGGAAGGCATCACCATGA
- the LOC113776977 gene encoding peptide methionine sulfoxide reductase A1-like, which yields MPPKLLVLYSGVVAAVAITMFLIKTTTTTSTNAISTKASPPFLLLRSLSKPSFSFPKPSFKFPCTTTASDSNRPNSLFSSPRMSWLNKLGFGTRTPTESSMDSSTAQGPDDDIPAPGQQFAQFGAGCFWGVELAFQRVPGVTKTEVGYSQGYLHNPSYEDVCSGTTNHSEVVRVQYDPKECSFDTLLDVFWARHDPTTLNRQGNDVGTQYRSGIYFYTPEQEKATLESRDQHQKLLNRKIVTEILPAKKFYRAEEYHQQYLEKGGRFGFGQSAAKGCNDAIRCYG from the exons ATGCCCCCAAAATTACTAGTTTTATATTCCGGAGTAGTAGCAGCAGTAGCAATCACGATGTTCCTCATCAagaccaccaccaccaccagcaCTAACGCCATTTCCACCAAAGCCTCCCCTCCTTTCCTCCTCCTCCGGTCCCTCTCAAAACCCTCTTTCTCCTTCCCGAAACCCTCCTTTAAATTCCCCTGTACCACCACCGCCTCCGACAGCAACCGTCCCAATTCTCTCTTTTCATCCCCGAGAATGAGTTGGCTCAACAAGCTGGGTTTCGGGACGCGTACCCCGACCGAATCCTCCATGGACTCCTCGACTGCCCAAGGCCCAGATGATGATATCCCCGCTCCCGGTCAGCAGTTCGCTCAATTCGGAGCAGGTTGCTTCTGGGGTGTGGAGTTAGCGTTCCAGAGAGTGCCAGGTGTCACAAAAACAGAGGTCGGGTATTCACAGGGATATCTTCACAATCCCAGCTACGAGGACGTCTGCTCGGGGACTACTAATCATTCCGAAGTGGTGAGAGTGCAGTATGATCCCAAAGAGTGCAGCTTTGATACTTTGCTCGATGTTTTCTGGGCTCGCCATGACCCCACCACTCTCAATCGCCAG GGGAATGATGTTGGAACTCAATACAGATCGGGAATTTACTTTTATACACCTGAACAAGAGAAGGCTACACTTGAATCCCGAGACCAACATCAGAAGCTTTTGAACAGGAAGATTGTTACTGAAATTTTGCCTGCCAAGAAATTTTACAGAGCTGAGGAGTATCACCAACAATACCTTGAAAAAGGGGGTAGATTTGGTTTTGGGCAGTCTGCTGCTAAGGGTTGCAATGATGCCATAAGATGCTATGGCTGA